The Denticeps clupeoides chromosome 1, fDenClu1.1, whole genome shotgun sequence genome segment TGAACATAAATTAAAATCTTTGAGGCAGGAACCCTGTGGTTGTTAATGGCTGCAGTGCTTTTATATCCAGCTGTTTCTCTTCTGCAAGAAATGAGCAACATTAGAGGTCTGTTAGCCACGGGGTGCAGTAGGCATTAAATCAAAGGAGATGTTTTGCTCTGTGGTCCTCTGTCAGATGAgccagatttttttcccctcccttaAGAATCCTGGAAAACAACCGATCAAGAGCGCTTCAGTTTACTCATAGTCCAGAAATGACGGATCAAAGCCAGTGATGATAATACATGTGCTTGTCCATTCTAGTGAAATTACTCAATCTATCCATTATGATCCTTTACTTAATATATCTGTACCCCGAAGTGTCCTATATGTGTGTTAATGTAAGACTTCTAGTCATGGGCACATTCTTACAAcaatttttagttaatgaagGATATGGGTTGGTGCTTAATTGAAAAAATATAGCATCTTGAGGTACTTCCACTTAGCAAAACTCATTGTTCAGGTCACTTTACAATTTATGTGCCACCATGCATAGCAACAATTCAAATATGTATTTAAGATCAGATTTCAGAATTACTCTGTGTATGATTATACTCACTCCCAGGTACTGTGTGCCAATCAGCACCATTGATGATGTTGTTGTGCTGCTGGAAGTTCTCGTAGTGGCACACACGGCGGTCGGGATTTGCCATTGCCTGATTGGACGAGGCATAGACTGTAGCCAGCCAGCGGAAGAACACGTCGTCAGCTGTTGGCGTGTTTTCGCGCGGGATCCAGTTCCGTGTGCAGTCGTACGGGTACGTCACAACCAACTCGCCGCCGTGGAGGTTGGCGCTCAGGACGAACGGCACGGTCTGCATCCAGCTGATCACTGCACGTGTCTCTGGGGCAACCTGTGTAGCATGAGGACACTAGTACAGTGTTGAATAACCACTACTTGCCTCTGTGTGTAGAACAACCTGTGTAAGCATGTCTGGGTGCATAAATTGCAGCTAAAGAGCAACTGGTGCTTACGAATGCATCTTCTGAGGTGTAGTACTCTGGTAAGGGGATGTAATGGTTGCTGACTTTGCTCTTGTCCTTTGCGTTCTCCTGTTCATCCCACATGATGTTGTTCAGGTCAGCAAAGTTATGGTTCATGTCAATGCCCTCGTAGCTGTAGCGACCCAGGGCCCAGCCGGACAACTCGGAGCCCTGTGACAGACACTCGGGTTACTGTTAAGATTAGCAACTGATTAGCAACAGGGTAAAGAGTCTGTCACCTACCTTCTGATAGGCCTCCTCGTATCCGTCAGGGTTCATGGATGGTAATAGGTGGATGCGCGTGTATTTCACCAGTCTGACAATCCTCTGATTGTTCCGTTTGTACTCCCTGCATATGTACTGCATGAGGTTCAGCACCAGCTCTCGGCCCAGAACTTCATTACCATGCATTCCAGCAACGTATCTGAACTCTGgttctcctacacacacacacacacacacacacacacacacaatatatatatatatcaatccACCCTTATCTTGCTTCTCCTATCCTCCCTAAATAGTGCTGataattatttttcaatgttttactttgcaataaaaaaaatgataaagataaagacaggaatgcacTCTGGAGAATTGAGAAAACAATCCAGATCCAAGTGTCCAGCTGGCGAGCTGCCAACCAGAGTGGATCATGGGAGACTGGGCCTCTTTAATGGCAACAATCTCCTTGTGTGAGCCAGGCAGACACAGTGCATAAATAAAGCTTGAGTTCCTGTTcaaggtcattaaaaaaaaaaatgccgttTTTTTAATGGTCTATATGCACTCTGGATATTAcggaaaatatgttttttaatgtaatcACCAGTTTCGCACACAAGACTTCTGGCATGATTTCAGACAGGTCTGTCCTGCCTTCAGTCCAGACTGCATGAGACAGCTGTTCAGCTCACTGCATTCATAAAATTCTCACCGACATTGTTGTGGTTGATTTTTCTGGAAACCACCTAGTATCAAAACGCTGCATATGGAGCGCATGTGGTGTTTTATAACAACTATTACAAAACTGGGGGAATCCAAATGATTTATcgataaacatatatatatatatatacacacagtcaAAGATGAgatgtaatggaatacattaaATACTTAAATGTAGTTAGTCTACATTCAGTCGACTTTTTGATTTTACAATGCCgccagtaaaaaatatatatatgcttaGAATACACCCGGTGTGATTTAAAAAGCAGATTTTAAATCTGCTCCGCATTTagaacaataatattaattgtTGGTGCTGATGTGTCTTAGATGTGTTTTTTAACTGACCAAGgcataaaaatcataaaaaaaataatgcagcaTATCAAAAATTTATTCAATACATTTCTGTATTTGCCGGAGGCCTGTATTTGACTGACAAACGATTGCACACTTACCCAGTTCATGCTTGCCTGGGTTGTCCGAGATCTCCATGACGTAgagcttgagacccaagtagcTCTTTCCAATCGTGTAGATCCGAGTAATGTTTGGACACTCCTCGTGGACTGCTTTCAGCAGCTATGGAGACCACAGACATatgatgtaaatgtttaaatatgtcAGTCACTGGGGGGGGGTCAGAGACCATACCTTCCTCATTTCTTGGTAGTTGTGATGTCTAAAGTCCAGGTTGTCTTCAGATTCTGGCTGAGGTACTGTGCGATCTGgatctacacacacatttccacacacaTTCTGGATAAGGTGACTCAGTATAATGGGTAAAATGTCACTGACATACCTGACAGAGGGCAGCCTAAGAATTCAGCACGGAGGCACACGCTCCCATTTTTGTGCCAGGTCAGCGGGTTGATGCGTATGTACCGGCCCACCATTCCAACAGGGAACATGCCTAACACTGGGGTCTCTGGGTCACGGTTGCCATCAAACACCTACAAACACCGAAACACGTTATATTTATctatctgtacacacacacttatcctcttattttttaaaaatggacaaaCAGGTTAGTTAACCCGCTGGGTCAGCAGTCCTGACTTACTGCTTCCACAGAGCCGTTCATACAGGGAGTCCAAACAGCAGAGTCATTACTGATGAGAACCCTGTAGGACTCAACCCAGTTCAAGCTGAAACACAAGATGCACAGAAATGATTAGCACTGGCCCCTGTCCCTCCCATCAGATCTGGCCATCTTTTAGAATTTGTTATCATGGGCCTCCTCACTCAGATTCCTGAATTTCACAATGGCTTATTCTCTTTTTCAGAACTCATAGCAGAGGTTGGCTGACAAGATTCGATGAAACATGTATGTAACATGCATGTAAAGATCTGTTTGTTCACACAATCAAAACCCAAGTGATTTTATCCAAGcaacaaaagttaacaaaggtTCTGTCTGTGAATTATAAACAAATCAGTGGGAAAAGTTGTCTTGAGACAACCAATGGACTTGAACACTGGTGTGTGGTATCCAGACAGCACTAtacctctggataagggtgtctgataaatgccgtaaaatgtaccACAAACCTCCATATGGAATTTCTCCCCTGCAAAATGACCCCAGTGAAGAGTGTGGGCCTCAGAGCATCAAACTGTAGCCACTGATTCCCATCATCCACTGCTGCACACCATGCTCCATCATACTCATCACCGTCGTCTATACCAgactgcacacaaacacacatttcttgACTCAATTGAAGTGTAAGTATTAAGTAATATAGGGTATCAGGGACAATACAACATAAAGTATTTAGAAATGGCTATAGGTATTTGTTTGATATGAAATGGGTCAAAATGTCtttggtagctggaaatgtgtGCTAATGATGGAACATCTGCATACacgtagagaggaactttatcagcaacttTATCAGCATCCACAGCATCCAGCTGTGGATGATGGAAATCTGTCACTTTCCATCAGGCTTCAATgctggcctagcgattaaggaagtggactcgtaactggAAGGCACTGCAAAAGTGctgctgaggtccccttaagcaaagtaccgtccccacacactgctccccgggtgcctttcatagctgcccactgagGGTGAAGGGCTAATGCAGAGGGcatgtttgctgtgtatcacaatgagaaaaaaaaacaaatggttttcactttattgattattattgattattttaaaagcactaaatgaagaagcaataaaactggccttcATCACACAGCAGAACACTTTTACCTGTATGTTGAGTCGTCCGCGGTGGGGTGCCAGGCCGGCGCGCTGGTACGACGAGGCAGAAAGCTGCGAGTCGCTCGCCCTCAAAGACTCCAGGCCCACAGGAGGACATGCTATTGGAGGGGGGTGGgattaaagctcattttattcacatgaataCTACGTTAAACCCCACTGAGGGTGAAGTttaactccatctgcatctatGCAGCAAAGTGcctaattttcatttttcttttccacagttaaaagccggcagtgtaatctgacactgaaatatttgtgGGGAGTAAAAACTCCCCACAGTCTCACGTCTCTGTGTCAGTACTTGTTTATCTCAGTTTCAGGATGGGAActaatgtgataattacaagAGCACAGGGTGTTAAAATATAACTAATTTAACagattaaaacctaaaatgggaaatgagtgtgtgtgtgtgtgtgtgtgtgtgtgtgtgttcctgcacaccaagttattgttcagttcataaatcctGGCAGATCAAAATAAACTCATCAGTCACCGAGGATGGAAGCATCTCCCAATTTCCTTCATAAAATCCGATGCCTCTCCAAAGCCTGGTGGAAACGGGACCACCTgtataaatttacattcagaATGGTTCTACACGCAGATAATAAAGTAACTACAACAGCCAAAGATCTATAATTCATGTAATACAAACATAACTAATGTTCTGATTTACTAAACTAGTTAACTTCCCCAACATTCCAAAGAAACCACGAAGCAGCATCACCATTGAGCAGTGGTCTCAAACTCCACTTTAGAATGAATTTTAAACGCtgtaattcacataaaaagttttatttatataacgTTTGTCATGTATCTTTACTGTGTAACAGCATTCATTGCCTTCAACATGCAATAACTCCCCCAAATTCTACCTATcaagaataaagaaatattaatgaagGGGACAACATCAGTCACTCAGAAATACAAAGTCGGGGTGACGACGCGCAGCTTGGTATAGATGGAACTCACCTCCTTCCCTTCgggctctttgtttctctccggTCTTGTCGTTTGCCTTTGGACTCTGGGGGCCGACGGGGGGCAGCGCAGGACCGGCTACGCCAGGCGACGCACTGCTTGTAGTGTCAGTATTTAACTTGCTGAGTAAGGGCAGTAAAGTCGGATTTAAGTTTATCTGCAGCGGTTCTGTGTAGTTCGGGTTATTATTTTTGACGGGAGGAGTCTCAGTGGCCACTTGAAGTGCCAGTGTTAAAACCGTCCAGAGCGCCACGGACACCCTCGCCATCTCCGCTGCAGTCAGCGCCAGGATCTGCCGAGTTTTCCCGACTCAGCATTTAAACTGTCGTAAAACGCCAAAAAGACGCGACCCTTTCGGCGAGAGAAATTGATCCTGGTCGTAAACTTTATAATAGCAGTAAGGTACGAACTCCCCCATTCTgatcattttttacaaatagccTAATAAAAACACTATTATGTGCATTTTACGTTATATAGATGTATTATTATGGCCctgcgatatgaagcgctgTGTACACACAGAAACTAcaggtcccataatgcagtTTGTCAGCACTTTGTcagcactttgctgacaaactgagcgccagggtggtagtagcctagtgggtaacacactcgcctatgaaccagaagacccgggttcgaatcccacttactaccattgtgtccctgagcaagacacttaaccctaaattgctccaggggactgtccctgtaatactgattgtaagtcgctctggataagggcgtctgataaatgctgtaaatgtaaatgccttaCGGTATGGAGGATCGCTGAGGATCTGAAATTTGTTTGTTATCAGTTAGGTAGCTAGCGGGGTGACTGGAATTAGCTTAGCGTAGTGAGTGAATTTGGGGACAGACATTTAGCTACGCAGCGAAATTTACAGTTGCAGCTTGGCGTCGTCTGAGCGGCACGCCGCGGGGGAGGAGAACGGGACTCAGAGAGGCGGCTGAGCTGCGCGTCACCGAGGAGcgttggggggggggtattttatataataaaaaagaattaaataattatacTGTCCATAAACCACAAGTAGTATATTGCGATAGCTCAGAAACACAGTATTTGGTGCTGTACTTACCTTTAAGTATTCCAACTAAACTTTGAAAACTGCATTTATGGGCGTGCGCATGCGCAATTGCCTTTTGTAGGACAATTTCGATAAGTagaatgaaattatttttattgattgcgaatgttttttaattgattgCAGTGTAAATGACCGCAGGTCCTGAAGTGAAGTGTGTTCACCCCCTTCCGCTGCTAGCTGTTCATTATGATTATGCAATAAAGttcattatgattatttaaGTTATTGCATTTTTCTACATCCCTGGTGTGCTGTGGTATCTGAACCtgaccagataaaaaaaaggaagtggcAGCAGTTACAATAATAGATCTAAATAAAGTGGCTgcaagtttgacacccctgccaTAAGGAATCCGAATATAAAGAATCATGAAAGTCCAATTTGGgcaaattaaatggaaattaataatAGATAGAATTGTGAAGAACATTACAAATACATTACAATGCAGTGTGATTGAGGATTTGCTGAAGATTTGGTCAATTTATTTAAGCAGCAGGAAACcattcaaaacaattgtttaTTGCGATACACAACAAGACAACAGCCAATTGACCGAATTGCCCCGCAACTCTTCGGGGCCTTTCATTCTTATACTTATACTTTTTCTTATCTTTGGTGACACATCTTCAAAACCTCAAGAAGACCCAAAAGACTGTGGTGATCGTGTGTGTGCTTAACCTTTCTTCCTGTctcaataatgtgtgtgtgttatctatGTTTTTCTGAATGTACcgttcattaaaatgttcactCCCAGGATACGTGTGAAGAAAGCTAAGGGAGGCAACACTTTGGGAGCCTCAAGGACAGGCCTTGTCTCTTCTATGTAGGCATACAacaattcataatacatttctgcgtacaaagtgttcaaaatacaacatgcatatatgtatgGTGCTAGTGTTATATATGTCTCCAACAAATATctttatttatctgtgctccttCACATATGCACAAAGTTAGACCCatagaaaaacaaaagtttAAGTGTGTAAGTTCAGTGAATGTAATTGCACATCTGTCACCATAATTCTTTTCCTGGCTGCAGATGCCCAGCCAGTATCTTTTGAGTTGGCAGTGGTTATAAACAGTCTACAATGAAGCATTGTGCCTCCAGCTGTGACAGTCTTTGGTGGCTGTCTGATCCTCTGCATAATTTGTTTGGGATTACTGGGCCCTGCTAGACTTCCTCCCAAGCCTtggctgacctttgacctctacaGTTTCCagcaggtgtttgtgtgtgagagtgcatAGAAAGTTCAGACTGTAAATCTACCATAAACTTGGCAATAGTGGCTCagaataaatgtcaaaaagcagaacaaaatgctcaacataaacaaaataaaacataaaaaccccAAAATATAAAGCAGTATACATAAAAGACAGTTCCCTCTTCACGTAGAATTCAGATTATACAAAAAGAAACATCTAAAAACCATCAATACAACCTTTTCAGTCAGACATGAGGTAACATATTCCTCAGGAGTGGGCAAAAAAACATTCCTTTATTCAGAGCCAATTAAAAGGTGGAAAATTCCCACTTTACCTGCCTCTGGCACGGTAGTGCACTCAGCACCTGAGTTCAACAGAAACGTCACATATGGTCTGTAAGGAGAACTTGAAAAGACATTTTCACATGAACAAAAAACAAGGATATACTGCATCAACTCATGTCTCGATAAAAGAACTGCATATTTTACCAAGTtcagaataattaaaaataattaaaaaataaaagtgcaaaacaAGAATAATCCAGCTGCTGTCGCGTTGTCAATCTTCTGTTCCCTGTGACTTTGCAGCACGTAGACGAACTCGTTGTGGGTTGTCAGAGAGCAATAAAAATCACTGCTCTGACCCAGAGAGAGGTTACTAGCACATCTCTGGTCCCTCTTGGATGTTCTGTCTCCCTCATCTTTACCATCTTGCTGGGGTCCAGTCCTCAAATGTTGGCCATCCCATGCTGAGCTGCCAGCAGCGACGTGTCATCTAAAGCTCCTCTGCTCCACCTGGTTTGCTTTTCCATAGCTTGAACAATACCTTCTCCGGACTCTTGTCCCACCTTGTCTCTGACAACATTGTCTACTCCAGCATCTTCAGTCAATTTTGTTTGCAAATGATTCAAAAGCATCTTTGACACTGCAACCTGAGgcagtgttgtgtgtgatgGAATAACAACAGAATATTCCAATTATCTAACACACCCGTACTGTGCCAATACCATGTTAcaaaaatattgcaagtattcaagtgggaccaatatgcaaatattgtaaacatgtttttatgtttttagacaTAAagtatgtgtaacaggtaggttgaaggtgtgcaaatgtgtaagcTCTGGTAGGAAGCTCCCTGTGACCCTACGTTCATGACATCTCCAGCTGAGCGCAGATAGAAAGGCATGAAAATGTGGGATAATGCACAGCGTCCAGTTCAAGCTGAGGCCAAGGAAGGTTTGAATCTGTAAtcaccacacactcaccagagtCCCGCTCTCAGTGCTTTGCTCAACAATTCAATCTGAATTTTCTGCAATATCTGTCAAAAGGAGTCAGGTAATTGGCCCATGTCTTTTTTTACCCATTTCCCTTTTCTGACGATGCATGAATAAATggcacagatttttttctggGTACAACAAAGATGTTGTAAGATGCGAACCCCACTTCTCGGTGTCTGAGATCATCGTGGGGTTTGCACTCACCGCAACCGGAAGTGCTAATCTTTATTATATTATGtcataatcaaataaaatacagacgacagacagacaaacagatagATAAgttgaaaaacaacaatgtttagggCAAACCAATCATTCAACCCTGgccagggttcgaacctggtatttccaccatgaaggtgaatgtgttaccgaTACACCACCAGGGATTTGCatttggtttgccaattcatactggttcacagaacaaccagtagtTTGACTAAATTTAACTGCCAAATTACAGTTATTACAAGTCACAGATTTCAAAtaatcaaaaaaattattattagataTTAGAAAAAATCTCTGAAATAATGCTTTGAttgtgggaaaccggagtacccggagaaaaacccacgtgaacacgggcagcgcatgcaaactccacacagaaagaacccgGGCCAGGACTAGAACCCAGATTCTTTCTATAAGGCAGCAGCTCCATGAGGCAccccctaggccatatatcaagtaaacgtgttgtatgtgtgaggtttgtatgtagatgtgtgaggaatatatggtgtatgtgtgaggtttgtatgtagatgtgtaaGCTTTTCTTGATAAATGGCCTACGGTTGGCTCATATCTCCAAGCACTGTACTACCGTGTCACTAGAACTACACAGGTAAACACATCATATCAATTACATCAAGTCCTGTCTATACTAATTACCCAACTTACTCTATATAACTTAATACATATTataacctaacttactacatattactaaataactTATTACCTAACTACTAcatataacttaataactattactaCAAAAACTTACTACATACTACTTACTAACTATTACTACCTAACTTAATACATATTACTTCACTTACCTGTCACTTACTTACTCATTAATTAGGCCAGATGTAggggtagtgccagcggtcagccagtacgctgcagtctaCCCCATTACGGGTGATCTtggccgcctcttctcgctgccgCTGAGCCTCTCTCTTCATTGCTTCTCGCTCTGATGTCGTGCTGGACGACATGAGGTGAGAATGCGGCTTCCTCCAAGATGGAAGGCACACAGCACTCggtggattcggcttttcctgagtgctgaagagacggaccaacttgtcccggggcagctgggtaCAGGAGGTGGTCGGGTCTGGCTGCGTCCTGGGGGCCATGAggtgtcgctggggcttcctggctgcagggtattgctgcaccttcttctgcctttttgatggtaggggcattggctcaatcatAATGGataaaccttcaacagagacaataacaagatttaccacgagtgtaaagactacaacagtaacatgtaagacttagTTAACAAGATAACTTggaattatttgcttgttgaAATGGTCATTTACGTTCaaactgtgctgattctgaaaACTTCACACTAATTATGATTCATGTTGGGATGTAAAGTATAAAATGTCTGCCACAGTCATGTGCAGATCACAAAACATCCATAAATTTCTATTTTAACTTTCCTCTCGCGCCCTCTGCCGAATTAATTatgcctggggcagtggtggcctagcgggtaaagaagcaaacccgtgttcactaagggtgatggataaaagcagaggacacatttcgttgtgtcaccatgtgctgtgctgcagtgtatcacaattacaatcacctCGCTTACACAAAACTCAACTGTAAACTAAGGTATAGgtggtttttatcattattttgttCAAGAAAACGCCACAAAAACCATGCAatgttttaccctcagtcggtttagcACAGGCCCGAGAacccagtagatacgcagctGCGCACCGCTGAACTGGGCCTGGACCGGCCgtcgtcttcctgctgctgtcagatcctggatgtcctggtcctccttgCTGCTCTCTCATGGTCTCCTTTCTCTTCATTGATTCTCGCTCTGATGTCGAGCTGGACAACATGAGACGAGAATGTGGTTTCCTCCAAGATGGCACACGGCACTCGGTGGATTTGGCTTTTCCTGAGTGCTGAAGAGATGGACTAACTTGTCCTGGGGCAGCTGCATCCTGGGgaccttcatgcctgcctctgatgaactggtcacagcggtgacaggcagaggcagcacagTGGACGTTCCAGCCTGGGGTCTTCGATATGGACAGCTCATCTGTTTCCTCCTGGACAaggtgtctggtctggtcctcttggCTACAGTGTAGGGGAAAGGCGGCTTGGCTGTAGTACCCATCAGGGGCAGCTTTGTCAGCACCTTCACCCGTGATGGACCAGCCTTGGGGTATCGttggggcttcctggctgcaggatattgctgcaccttcttcCGCCCTTTTGATGGtaggggcattggctcaatcaaaattgctaaaccttcaacagagacaataacaagattAACCACAAGTGTAAAGActacaacagtaacatgtaTGACTTAGTTAACAAGATAAATGGGAAATATTTGCTTGTTAAAATACTCCTTTACGTTAAAACtatgctgattctgaaatcttcacattaattatgattcatATTGGGATGTATAGTATAAAATGTCTTCCTCAGTCATGTGCAGATCACATAACATCCATTAATTTCTATTTTAACTTTTCCTTGTGTGCCCTCTGACGAATTAATTATgcctgggacagtggtggcctagtgggtaaagaagcaaacccgtgctcactaagggtgatggataaaagcagaggacacatttcattgtcatcatgtgctgtgctgcagtgtatcacaatgacaatcacctcactttcacaaaactttGTAAATTAAGGGATAGGTGGTTTTTAccattaatttgttcaagaaaacaccagaaaaaacatgcaaagttttaccctcagtcggtttagcACAGGCCCGAGAacccagtagatacgcagccGCGCACCGCTGAACTGGGCCTGGACCAACCGTCGTCTTCCCGCTGCTGTCGgatcctggatgtcctggtcctcctcgctgctctctcACGGTCTCCATCCTGATGAATCTCTCAATCTGGGAAATCTCAATCTGCTCACTCTGCTCAGCttctatttctgtttaaattaaaacacaaacacgatgacgtcactgaccggagtacattggttttttttttattctttagtCACCACGTGATTTGTAGTGCGATCTAGAAACACTGAATTCATCTTCCTGAGCAGTAAAGGTACacgggcaaacacagcaaacgacAGCCACATAACCAgacaacaaaattatttttttccatctgtTACTCACTCACTAAACCAAGTACCTTCTTCCcgtttttcaaaattgtgaCGGTGAAGctgccaaatatgcaaatgaaccgcgaatttgcagaaatacataaataaataaggataTCTGCGTGAATAGTCGTCTGAGAGTCTGTTGCTGCGAGTATAAGCCTATTCGCTGTGGAAAGCGCAGCTAAACCGATGTCGGCTGGATAAACGGAgactattttaattagtaaaacatggCGCCAGTCCCGCGCTGAAGGGTTAGAGGTCACAAACCAGCCGCTCAGCGAAAATACTACTTTTTAATCGCAACTCACCAAAAACGATCTCGCTCCTCTCGGtcgctttacagctctgagGATCAACAAACATCGTTACCATGACAACGACGTTCGTCCGACGCGACGTGCGGCGCAGCGCGATTCTAACATTAAACACGGAGGCGTTTGTAACCCAGTAGAAAGAGTCCCTCGTTTCATATAGGGAtagtgtaattaatgaaaagtattttttttttgttcttatcacTCGTGGTAAACCAGACTATGAGTAATTAAAGTTatttgggtgcctgtcaagttttgtttatttgctattgGTCGGGCCACTCCGTACTGTATCGCTATTGTAGGAGAGGGAAAGTCCCGCCCTGATTTGTGTTAGCAAGTTAGTCAGTACAACGCAGCACCACGAGGAGCGCACGCGaacgagagagagcgagagacaaaaGTTCGGTGATTGTGGACAAAAAGTGGTTTTAACCACCAAAACCAGTGTTAAGTGAAACACCCAAAGCACC includes the following:
- the LOC114790842 gene encoding uncharacterized protein LOC114790842 isoform X1; translation: METVREQRGGPGHPGSDSSGKTTVGPGPVQRCAAAYLLGSRACAKPTEGLAILIEPMPLPSKGRKKVQQYPAARKPQRYPKAGPSRVKVLTKLPLMGTTAKPPFPYTVAKRTRPDTLSRRKQMSCPYRRPQAGTSTVLPLPVTAVTSSSEAGMKVPRMQLPQDNSTSERESMKRKETMREQQGGPGHPGSDSSRKTTAGPGPVQRCAAAYLLGSRACAKPTEGLSIMIEPMPLPSKRQKKVQQYPAARKPQRHLMAPRTQPDPTTSCTQLPRDKLVRLFSTQEKPNPPSAVCLPSWRKPHSHLMSSSTTSEREAMKREAQRQREEAAKITRNGVDCSVLADRWHYPYIWPN
- the LOC114790842 gene encoding uncharacterized protein LOC114790842 isoform X3, giving the protein MVTMFVDPQSCKATERSEIVFEIEAEQSEQIEISQIERFIRMETVREQRGGPGHPGSDSSGKTTVGPGPVQRCAAAYLLGSRACAKPTEGLAILIEPMPLPSKGRKKVQQYPAARKPQRYPKAGPSRVKVLTKLPLMGTTAKPPFPYTVAKRTRPDTLSRRKQMSCPYRRPQAGTSTVLPLPVTAVTSSSEAGMKVPRMQLPQDNSTSERESMKRKETMREQQGGPGHPGSDSSRKTTAGPGPVQRCAAAYLLGSRACAKPTEGLSIMIEPMPLPSKRQKKVQQYPAARKPQRHLMAPRTQPDPTTSCTQLPRDKLVRLFSTQEKPNPPSAVCLPSWRKPHSHLMSSSTTSEREAMKREAQRQREEAAKITRNGVDCSVLADRWHYPYIWPN
- the LOC114790842 gene encoding uncharacterized protein LOC114790842 isoform X2, with product MYFCKFAVHLHIWQLHRHNFEKREEEIEAEQSEQIEISQIERFIRMETVREQRGGPGHPGSDSSGKTTVGPGPVQRCAAAYLLGSRACAKPTEGLAILIEPMPLPSKGRKKVQQYPAARKPQRYPKAGPSRVKVLTKLPLMGTTAKPPFPYTVAKRTRPDTLSRRKQMSCPYRRPQAGTSTVLPLPVTAVTSSSEAGMKVPRMQLPQDNSTSERESMKRKETMREQQGGPGHPGSDSSRKTTAGPGPVQRCAAAYLLGSRACAKPTEGLSIMIEPMPLPSKRQKKVQQYPAARKPQRHLMAPRTQPDPTTSCTQLPRDKLVRLFSTQEKPNPPSAVCLPSWRKPHSHLMSSSTTSEREAMKREAQRQREEAAKITRNGVDCSVLADRWHYPYIWPN